A window from Acidobacteriota bacterium encodes these proteins:
- a CDS encoding DUF3788 family protein has translation MDPLVFTDPAVVPTEEALFALIGPRRAQWKSLLAGMSERFPEAAGEWHYYRDGKSWLYKMVRKKKTLYWAGVDADTFRVTFYFGDRAEPLIEKSPLPESIKEEFRTGKRFGRIRAVSMKVLTARDVDHALLLAEIRPGSEPAGGRSYGAR, from the coding sequence ATGGACCCCCTGGTATTTACCGATCCTGCCGTCGTCCCCACCGAGGAGGCGCTCTTCGCCCTCATCGGTCCCCGCCGGGCGCAGTGGAAAAGCCTGCTGGCGGGAATGTCGGAACGGTTTCCCGAGGCGGCGGGGGAGTGGCACTATTACCGCGACGGAAAGAGCTGGCTCTACAAGATGGTCCGGAAGAAAAAGACCCTCTACTGGGCCGGCGTCGACGCCGACACCTTCCGCGTAACCTTCTATTTCGGCGACAGGGCGGAACCGTTGATCGAGAAGAGCCCGCTGCCCGAGTCGATCAAGGAGGAGTTCAGGACCGGGAAGCGTTTCGGGCGGATCCGCGCCGTCTCCATGAAGGTCCTGACCGCGCGCGACGTGGACCACGCCCTCCTCCTGGCGGAGATCAGGCCAGGATCTGAGCCAGCCGGCGGCCGG